Proteins encoded within one genomic window of Bacillus thuringiensis:
- the rimP gene encoding ribosome maturation factor RimP encodes MDKKVTEVVEAFAQPIVEELNLELVDVEYVKEGQDWFLRVFIDSEKGVDIEECGAVSERLSEALDKEDPIPHLYFLDVSSPGAERPLKKEKDFQQAVGKQVAIKTYEPIDGEKMFEGKLLSYDGTTITLLLTIKTRKKEIQISMDKVANARLAVTF; translated from the coding sequence ATGGATAAGAAAGTCACAGAAGTTGTAGAAGCATTTGCGCAGCCAATCGTTGAAGAGTTAAATCTTGAACTTGTAGATGTAGAGTATGTGAAAGAAGGACAAGACTGGTTCTTACGCGTATTCATCGATTCTGAAAAGGGAGTCGACATTGAAGAATGCGGTGCGGTAAGTGAACGTTTAAGCGAAGCTTTAGATAAAGAGGATCCAATTCCTCATCTTTACTTTTTGGATGTATCATCTCCTGGAGCGGAACGCCCATTAAAGAAAGAGAAAGACTTCCAGCAAGCGGTAGGAAAACAAGTGGCAATTAAAACATATGAGCCGATTGATGGTGAAAAGATGTTTGAAGGAAAGCTACTTTCCTACGATGGTACTACAATTACACTATTATTAACAATTAAAACACGTAAAAAAGAAATCCAAATTTCAATGGACAAAGTTGCAAATGCGCGACTTGCTGTTACGTTTTAG